A single region of the Gephyromycinifex aptenodytis genome encodes:
- a CDS encoding DUF881 domain-containing protein, giving the protein MSTPVSDPQPAPARPEDGRGRGLLRLRLTRSTLLGGALTAALGLALSTQIHQTQQQGLESLREPELIGILDNITERRERLDRELRELELERAELARDSGGTEALRRADARVDALAVLAGTAPAEGPGIVAEIKASPGAVGSETLLDGVQELRDAGAEAIQIGDVRVVASTAFTQDDAGRILVAGKALNPPYRLLAVGEAQTLASALDIPGGVNESLRQAGAKVEVKIEDSVLVNALHAPSPARYAHPVPAAGGDSAS; this is encoded by the coding sequence ATGAGCACCCCCGTGAGCGACCCGCAGCCCGCCCCCGCCCGCCCCGAGGACGGCCGGGGGCGTGGGCTGCTGCGGCTGCGGCTGACCCGATCCACCCTGCTCGGCGGCGCCCTCACCGCTGCGTTGGGGCTGGCGCTGTCGACGCAGATCCACCAGACCCAACAGCAGGGTCTGGAGTCGCTGCGCGAACCGGAACTCATCGGCATCCTCGACAACATCACCGAGCGCCGGGAACGCCTGGACCGAGAACTGCGCGAACTGGAACTGGAACGCGCTGAACTGGCTCGTGATTCTGGTGGGACTGAGGCGTTGCGCCGCGCCGATGCCCGGGTCGACGCCCTCGCCGTGCTGGCGGGTACTGCTCCTGCCGAAGGCCCCGGCATCGTGGCGGAGATCAAGGCCTCGCCGGGCGCGGTGGGTTCCGAGACCCTCCTGGACGGGGTGCAGGAGTTGCGCGACGCTGGAGCCGAGGCCATCCAGATCGGTGATGTGCGCGTCGTGGCCTCCACCGCTTTCACCCAGGACGACGCCGGCCGAATCCTCGTGGCGGGCAAGGCCCTGAACCCGCCTTACCGTCTGCTGGCGGTGGGGGAGGCCCAGACTCTTGCCTCTGCGCTGGACATTCCCGGTGGTGTCAACGAAAGCCTGCGCCAGGCCGGGGCCAAGGTCGAGGTGAAGATCGAGGACTCAGTCCTGGTGAACGCGTTGCACGCGCCGAGCCCGGCTCGTTACGCTCATCCAGTACCCGCTGCTGGCGGGGACAGTGCATCCTGA
- a CDS encoding LamB/YcsF family protein: MRIDLNADLGESFGAWQMGDDEAMLEVVSSANIACGFHAGDPSVARATCAAAASRGVVIGAHVAYRDLAGFGRRFMDVAPAELTADVIYQLGALQAMAQVAGATIGYVKPHGALYNAIVHHEAQAAAVVRAIGEYNPQLVLLGLPGGVVTRLAQENGIRTAVEAFADRGYLPDGTLAPRSQPGAVLHDPRVVAQRMVRLVTEGTVASLDGTDLQVHADSLCIHGDSPGALAMATAVRQALTEAGVQIAPFLP; this comes from the coding sequence ATGAGAATCGACCTCAACGCTGACCTTGGCGAGTCTTTCGGCGCCTGGCAGATGGGCGACGACGAAGCCATGCTCGAGGTGGTCAGCAGCGCCAACATCGCCTGCGGTTTCCACGCCGGTGACCCGAGCGTGGCCCGAGCCACGTGCGCCGCAGCCGCCTCGCGCGGCGTCGTCATCGGTGCGCACGTGGCCTACCGCGACCTGGCCGGGTTCGGGCGGCGCTTCATGGACGTGGCACCCGCCGAACTGACTGCCGACGTGATCTATCAACTCGGCGCTCTGCAAGCGATGGCCCAAGTCGCCGGCGCCACAATCGGTTACGTCAAACCCCACGGGGCGCTGTACAACGCCATCGTCCACCATGAAGCGCAAGCCGCCGCTGTTGTCCGCGCTATCGGGGAATACAACCCCCAACTGGTGCTGCTGGGACTGCCCGGCGGGGTCGTCACGCGGCTGGCGCAGGAGAACGGCATCCGCACCGCCGTCGAAGCGTTCGCCGACCGCGGTTACCTGCCGGACGGTACGCTGGCGCCTCGCTCGCAGCCCGGCGCGGTGCTGCACGACCCGCGGGTGGTGGCGCAGCGGATGGTCCGCCTGGTCACCGAGGGCACCGTGGCGTCGCTGGACGGCACAGACCTGCAGGTTCACGCCGATTCGCTGTGTATCCACGGCGATTCCCCGGGCGCGCTGGCGATGGCTACGGCGGTGCGACAGGCCCTGACCGAGGCGGGTGTGCAGATCGCCCCGTTCCTTCCCTGA
- a CDS encoding FHA domain-containing protein, which produces MRYTGIVEPEAPLAPDTRLAPEDQTTIEALRPGTALLLVLRGPNTGARFLLDSPLTTTGRHPDSDIFLDDVTVSRKHAVFQQDGDTFVVRDVGSLNGTYVNRERIDSATLRAGDEVQIGKFRLVFHTSRPAAG; this is translated from the coding sequence ATGCGGTACACGGGCATCGTGGAGCCGGAGGCGCCGCTCGCCCCCGACACCCGGCTCGCCCCGGAGGACCAGACCACCATCGAGGCGCTCCGTCCCGGGACAGCCTTGCTGCTGGTCCTGCGCGGTCCCAACACCGGAGCCCGCTTCTTGCTGGACTCCCCACTGACAACCACTGGACGGCACCCGGACAGCGACATCTTCCTGGACGATGTGACCGTCTCACGCAAGCACGCCGTGTTCCAGCAGGACGGCGACACCTTCGTGGTGCGCGACGTCGGCTCGCTCAACGGCACCTATGTCAATCGGGAACGCATCGACTCGGCCACCCTGCGCGCAGGGGATGAGGTTCAGATCGGCAAGTTCCGACTGGTGTTCCACACCTCGCGTCCCGCGGCGGGCTGA
- a CDS encoding MerR family transcriptional regulator: MNPTDQARPPTAATPAFSQVTQGVLFTPAESISEDTGFRGPVACRAAGITYRQLDYWARTGLVEPSLRSATGSGTQRLYSFRDVLVLKVVKRLLETGVTLQQIRVAVTHLRERGVEDLAQITLMSDGASVYECTSDDEVIDLLHGGQGVFGIAVGRVWREVEGELSHLPNERLGQEPSEEAVAPLTDGTDELSARRRVRRTG, encoded by the coding sequence GTGAATCCGACGGACCAGGCGAGACCGCCCACGGCAGCCACCCCGGCCTTCTCGCAGGTCACCCAGGGAGTTCTGTTCACCCCGGCCGAGTCCATCAGCGAAGACACCGGCTTCCGGGGCCCCGTGGCGTGCCGCGCCGCCGGCATCACGTATCGGCAACTGGATTACTGGGCCCGCACCGGGCTCGTCGAACCTTCACTGCGATCGGCCACCGGTTCTGGCACGCAGCGGTTGTACAGCTTTCGTGACGTTCTGGTCCTCAAGGTGGTCAAGCGCCTCTTGGAGACCGGTGTGACACTGCAGCAGATCCGCGTCGCCGTCACCCATCTGCGGGAGCGCGGCGTGGAAGATCTGGCCCAGATCACCTTGATGAGCGATGGCGCCAGCGTGTACGAGTGCACTTCCGATGACGAGGTCATCGACTTGCTGCACGGCGGCCAAGGCGTTTTCGGTATCGCCGTCGGTCGGGTCTGGCGCGAGGTAGAGGGCGAGCTGTCCCACCTTCCCAACGAGCGGCTCGGACAGGAACCCTCGGAGGAGGCCGTGGCGCCCCTCACTGACGGCACTGATGAGCTCAGCGCCCGCCGCCGCGTGCGCCGCACCGGCTGA
- a CDS encoding 5-oxoprolinase subunit C family protein produces the protein MTSTYLEVLATGPRTLIQDLGRPGLAHLGVGRSGAADRASHLLAQRLLGNPGESAGLEITLGGFRARAHGDCLVALTGADAPLQVAGRPIGHAALQYVAHGQEISLGMAERGLRVYLAVRGGIDVKPVLGSRSHDTLCGLGPEPVLPGTLLPIGTAGKVVPSIDAAPTAPAGLPEAGEVVLTYEPGPRADWLAQPGALAETSWRVSNRSDRVGIRLENPDGITLARHPDKEGVELASEGVVRGSIQVPSGGEPVIFLADHPVTGGYPVAGIVVPADVDRAAQARPGQRLRLRRG, from the coding sequence ATGACTTCGACCTACCTGGAGGTGTTGGCAACCGGGCCGCGCACCCTCATCCAGGATCTCGGCCGCCCCGGGCTGGCCCACCTGGGGGTCGGGCGCAGCGGCGCCGCGGACCGCGCCAGCCACCTCCTGGCCCAGCGGCTTCTCGGCAACCCAGGCGAGAGCGCCGGATTGGAAATCACCTTGGGCGGATTCCGCGCCCGAGCACACGGCGACTGCCTGGTCGCGCTCACCGGAGCAGACGCACCGCTGCAGGTGGCCGGGCGCCCCATCGGCCATGCTGCCTTGCAGTACGTGGCACACGGACAGGAGATCAGCCTCGGCATGGCCGAACGGGGGCTGCGGGTCTACCTTGCGGTGCGCGGCGGCATCGACGTGAAACCGGTCCTGGGTTCTCGATCACACGACACGCTGTGCGGACTGGGGCCCGAACCTGTCCTGCCCGGAACCCTCCTGCCGATCGGCACCGCCGGAAAGGTCGTCCCGAGCATCGACGCCGCGCCAACCGCCCCGGCGGGCCTGCCGGAAGCAGGCGAAGTCGTCCTGACCTACGAACCGGGCCCCCGCGCGGACTGGCTGGCGCAGCCGGGTGCGCTGGCCGAAACGTCCTGGCGGGTCTCCAACCGCAGCGACCGGGTTGGCATCCGGCTGGAGAATCCAGATGGAATCACCCTGGCTCGCCATCCCGACAAAGAGGGCGTGGAGCTGGCCAGCGAAGGAGTCGTGCGCGGTTCGATCCAGGTGCCCAGCGGGGGAGAGCCGGTCATCTTTCTGGCCGATCATCCCGTGACCGGCGGCTATCCGGTCGCCGGGATCGTGGTTCCCGCCGATGTGGATCGGGCCGCACAGGCCCGGCCCGGGCAGCGGTTACGACTCCGACGCGGGTGA
- the gcvH gene encoding glycine cleavage system protein GcvH, protein MSELDYPEALRYTAEHEWVRVGEDGHVRIGITSYAQDALGDVVYVDLPAVGDRVAAGEGCGEIESTKSVSDLYSPLTGEIVTVNEALESSPQLVNNDPYGEGWMFEMKVDDVADIEELQDVDTYTESLG, encoded by the coding sequence ATGAGCGAGCTGGATTACCCCGAGGCACTGCGATACACCGCAGAACACGAGTGGGTGCGTGTTGGTGAAGACGGCCACGTCCGCATCGGCATCACGTCGTACGCCCAGGACGCCCTCGGCGATGTCGTCTACGTCGACCTGCCTGCTGTCGGCGACCGCGTCGCTGCCGGTGAGGGTTGCGGCGAGATCGAATCCACCAAGTCGGTCAGCGACCTGTACAGCCCGCTCACCGGTGAGATCGTCACCGTCAACGAGGCGCTGGAATCCTCCCCGCAGCTGGTCAACAACGACCCGTACGGCGAGGGCTGGATGTTCGAGATGAAGGTCGACGACGTCGCCGACATCGAGGAACTTCAGGACGTCGACACGTACACGGAGTCCCTGGGCTGA
- the ftsR gene encoding transcriptional regulator FtsR produces the protein MPGSRPRGRLTIGAVLERLRPDFPDVSISKIRFLEAEGLIKPDRTPSGYRSFNESDVERLRYILQAQRDRFWPLRVIREALDAQDRGLEVPTPESVSPRAPASLPDPDLPSEDQLTPGGPALRLTRRELSQASGLQMELLDALVTYGLLRPDREGHFSASALPVASAAADLAAFGVEPRHLRAFRTAADREIGLVEQVIAPLKGRADGAAARTRARFLRHCIALHTALVRAGLEDDRSPRR, from the coding sequence GTGCCCGGTTCACGACCCCGTGGGCGCCTGACGATCGGCGCCGTGCTCGAGCGGCTCCGCCCCGACTTCCCGGACGTCAGCATTTCTAAAATCCGGTTCCTGGAGGCCGAGGGGCTCATCAAGCCTGACCGAACTCCGTCGGGCTACCGCTCGTTCAACGAAAGCGATGTCGAGCGGCTGCGTTACATCCTGCAGGCACAGCGGGACCGATTCTGGCCGCTTCGGGTCATCCGGGAGGCCCTGGATGCCCAGGATCGCGGTTTGGAGGTCCCGACGCCGGAATCGGTTTCCCCGCGCGCCCCCGCCTCGCTACCCGACCCTGATCTGCCGAGCGAGGACCAGCTCACCCCCGGCGGCCCGGCACTACGGCTCACCCGGCGGGAACTGTCCCAGGCCTCCGGGCTGCAGATGGAGTTGCTCGATGCCCTGGTCACCTACGGCCTGCTGCGCCCGGACCGGGAGGGGCACTTTTCCGCCTCAGCCTTGCCGGTCGCTTCGGCTGCAGCAGATCTGGCCGCCTTCGGAGTGGAGCCTCGACACCTGCGAGCGTTCCGGACCGCCGCCGACCGGGAAATCGGCCTGGTGGAGCAGGTGATCGCGCCGCTGAAGGGCCGCGCTGACGGGGCTGCGGCGCGGACGAGGGCCCGATTCCTGCGTCACTGCATCGCCTTGCACACCGCACTCGTCCGGGCGGGCCTGGAGGACGATCGCAGTCCCCGGCGGTAG
- a CDS encoding 5-oxoprolinase subunit B family protein produces the protein MSISVHRLGQEGLLIELPGLAQVLALDAALRAARESSAQAVTATQSLPPADPSVALGAVVDVVPAARTLMLTVASPAQLCSVEEAVRALVGTTDLDTGEYAAGDSIEIPVYYDGPDLEEVADITGLGRRGVIEVHTGTPWQVAFGGFAPGFFYLLGGDHRLVVPRRREPRTTVPDGAVALAGGFSAVYPRSSPGGWQLLGRTDTVMWDTSASPPALLRPGMRVRFTDADLS, from the coding sequence ATGTCAATATCCGTGCACCGGCTGGGGCAGGAGGGCCTGCTGATCGAATTACCCGGGCTAGCGCAGGTGCTCGCCCTTGATGCGGCGCTGCGGGCGGCGCGGGAGTCAAGCGCACAGGCGGTCACCGCCACGCAGTCCCTGCCGCCCGCAGATCCTTCAGTGGCGCTGGGCGCCGTAGTCGATGTGGTGCCGGCAGCGCGCACCCTCATGCTCACCGTGGCTTCACCGGCACAGCTCTGCTCCGTCGAGGAGGCGGTACGCGCGCTTGTAGGCACCACAGACCTGGACACGGGGGAGTACGCGGCCGGCGACAGTATCGAGATCCCCGTGTACTACGACGGTCCCGATCTGGAGGAGGTTGCTGACATCACGGGCCTCGGCCGCCGCGGGGTCATCGAGGTACACACCGGCACACCGTGGCAGGTCGCTTTCGGAGGCTTCGCTCCGGGCTTCTTCTACCTCCTCGGCGGGGACCACCGCCTGGTGGTGCCACGGCGACGCGAACCTCGCACCACAGTCCCGGACGGGGCGGTAGCCCTGGCCGGGGGGTTCAGCGCCGTCTACCCTCGCTCATCGCCAGGGGGTTGGCAGTTGCTCGGCCGCACCGACACCGTCATGTGGGACACCAGCGCCTCCCCACCGGCGTTGCTGCGCCCAGGTATGCGCGTGCGCTTCACCGATGCGGACCTGTCATGA
- a CDS encoding alpha/beta hydrolase, translating into MGLSTFSLASPALVWGLRLLLLLAVSWIVLRWAKAADPGIWSYLRRLLSVVVLIVLGTLNVIAPVNAQYGWYDTVGDLLSTVRDPVVLPPQTHRGSPASQSSQAQVGPQPFATMSTAGRASTKLHLKPTASGGYQEFTVPGPVSGYTGKVTVWFPPSYQDPAARNRQYPVLETYHGYLPSPLAYFSVFHIDSVIAQNVAAHKMREPVVLIPHWGPNRLDTECVNGGPGHIQMEDWLTRDVPAWAYTHLRVAAGRQSWATLGASAGGWCALMSTMLHPSTYSAAISLGGYAKPEFDPSYVPFTPGSLSGRRYDLVQLARTQPPAVALWVLSSVPDKLANPQSTALTAATRPPASVTATVLPTGGHRSEVWTPYFPSALAWLGSNASGFAPL; encoded by the coding sequence ATGGGCCTGAGTACGTTCTCACTCGCGAGTCCGGCGTTGGTGTGGGGGCTGCGGCTCCTGCTGCTGCTGGCGGTCAGTTGGATCGTGCTGCGGTGGGCAAAAGCGGCCGATCCCGGGATCTGGTCGTATCTGCGGCGCCTGCTCAGCGTCGTGGTCCTCATCGTGCTGGGCACGCTGAACGTCATCGCCCCCGTGAACGCGCAGTACGGCTGGTACGACACCGTGGGTGATCTGCTCTCCACCGTGCGCGACCCGGTGGTTCTACCGCCTCAGACCCACCGAGGCAGCCCCGCTTCCCAGTCGAGCCAGGCCCAGGTCGGGCCTCAGCCCTTCGCCACGATGTCCACCGCCGGGCGGGCGAGCACGAAACTGCATCTGAAGCCGACTGCCAGCGGCGGCTACCAGGAGTTCACCGTGCCCGGTCCGGTAAGCGGCTACACCGGGAAGGTCACCGTCTGGTTCCCGCCCTCCTACCAGGACCCGGCTGCGCGGAACCGTCAATACCCCGTCCTGGAGACCTACCACGGTTATCTACCTTCGCCACTGGCCTACTTCTCGGTCTTCCACATTGACTCGGTCATCGCCCAGAACGTGGCGGCGCACAAGATGCGTGAGCCGGTGGTCCTCATCCCCCATTGGGGGCCGAACCGGCTGGACACCGAATGCGTCAACGGTGGCCCCGGGCACATCCAGATGGAGGATTGGCTTACCCGCGATGTCCCGGCCTGGGCGTACACGCATCTGCGCGTGGCGGCGGGGCGTCAGTCGTGGGCAACGCTCGGCGCCAGCGCGGGTGGCTGGTGTGCGTTGATGAGCACGATGTTGCACCCCAGCACCTATAGCGCCGCCATCTCTTTGGGTGGGTACGCCAAACCCGAGTTCGACCCCTCGTATGTGCCGTTCACTCCAGGCAGTCTTTCCGGGCGCCGCTACGACCTGGTTCAGCTGGCCCGGACCCAGCCCCCCGCCGTTGCACTGTGGGTGCTCAGTTCAGTCCCGGACAAGCTGGCCAATCCACAAAGCACGGCTTTGACGGCGGCGACGCGCCCGCCGGCGTCGGTGACGGCGACGGTGTTGCCCACCGGTGGCCATCGTTCCGAGGTCTGGACGCCGTACTTCCCGTCGGCCCTTGCTTGGCTGGGTAGCAACGCCAGCGGTTTCGCGCCGCTGTAG
- a CDS encoding DUF881 domain-containing protein, whose amino-acid sequence MTRRVDESMTLLNEMLERPLDPSYAAAAQRRRSEGRQPDRTWTSPWVLAVLVLTGLLLGVSVVNIGALARPAERAASRAELISRISDGEAQVAARSAQITRLQSDVQQLQSSTMGGAEADRLRDLSAVAGSTAVSGPGLRITLDDQGDTDVAPGSQPRENGADDTGRVVARDVVYLTNALWQAGAEAVAVNGHRLTSGTAIRAAGQAITVGFRPLSRPYVIEAVLGPQSSTQFTTGAGGQYLAELRNSYQLRAASRPVNDLSLPAGEVLTLRQAHVPSTPGVTPPAASPSMSNPTRESSQ is encoded by the coding sequence ATGACGCGTCGTGTCGATGAGTCGATGACCCTCCTGAACGAGATGTTGGAACGGCCTCTGGACCCCTCGTATGCCGCTGCCGCGCAGCGCCGCCGAAGCGAAGGGCGGCAGCCCGATCGGACCTGGACCTCGCCCTGGGTGCTCGCGGTGTTGGTCCTGACGGGGCTGCTGCTGGGGGTATCCGTGGTCAATATCGGTGCGCTGGCCCGCCCCGCTGAGCGCGCCGCCAGCCGCGCCGAACTCATCTCCCGCATCAGCGACGGCGAAGCGCAGGTCGCTGCCCGATCGGCTCAGATCACGCGGCTGCAAAGCGATGTGCAGCAACTGCAAAGCTCCACCATGGGTGGCGCCGAAGCCGACCGGCTGCGTGACCTCAGCGCTGTAGCCGGCTCGACCGCCGTCAGCGGGCCGGGCTTGCGGATCACCCTGGATGACCAAGGCGACACTGACGTGGCCCCCGGATCCCAACCCCGCGAGAACGGGGCCGACGACACCGGGCGGGTGGTGGCCAGGGACGTCGTCTACCTCACCAACGCGCTGTGGCAGGCGGGAGCCGAAGCGGTGGCGGTGAACGGGCATCGCCTCACCTCCGGCACCGCGATCCGCGCTGCCGGACAAGCCATCACGGTCGGTTTTCGACCGTTGAGTCGCCCCTACGTCATCGAAGCGGTTCTGGGGCCGCAGTCCAGCACCCAGTTCACAACCGGCGCCGGGGGGCAGTACCTGGCCGAACTGCGCAACAGCTACCAATTGCGAGCCGCCTCCCGCCCGGTGAACGACCTCAGTCTGCCCGCAGGGGAGGTGTTGACCTTGCGTCAGGCCCACGTGCCGTCCACGCCGGGCGTGACGCCGCCAGCGGCGTCCCCGTCCATGTCCAACCCAACCCGGGAGTCCTCGCAATGA
- a CDS encoding bifunctional nuclease family protein — MINLDVLGVRVELPTNHPIVLLRESDGDRYLPVWIGAAEAAAIAYAQQGVVPPRPLTHDLLRDVVQALGSELEEVRIVEMRANIFYATLHFRGGVEVSSRTSDAIALALRTQAPIRAAEAVMDEAGVVVSEDEDDEVERFREFLDQVSAEDFEAPPGPDPDETPDV, encoded by the coding sequence GTGATTAACCTCGACGTGCTCGGAGTCCGGGTAGAACTGCCTACCAACCATCCGATCGTGTTACTGCGAGAGTCCGATGGCGACCGGTATCTGCCGGTATGGATCGGTGCAGCCGAAGCCGCTGCCATTGCCTACGCCCAACAGGGCGTCGTCCCGCCTCGCCCGCTGACCCATGACCTGCTGCGAGATGTGGTGCAGGCACTCGGCTCAGAGCTGGAAGAGGTCCGCATCGTGGAGATGCGCGCCAATATCTTCTACGCCACGCTGCACTTCCGCGGTGGCGTAGAGGTCAGTTCGCGTACCTCGGATGCCATCGCGTTGGCGTTGCGTACCCAGGCTCCGATTCGCGCGGCTGAGGCTGTGATGGACGAAGCCGGGGTCGTCGTCTCTGAGGACGAGGATGACGAGGTGGAGCGTTTCCGCGAATTCCTCGACCAGGTCTCCGCCGAGGATTTCGAAGCGCCGCCGGGTCCAGACCCCGATGAAACCCCAGATGTGTGA
- a CDS encoding small basic family protein has protein sequence MIPLIGLLVGLVVGLVLQPTVPIGLQPYLPIAIVAALDAVFGGLRASLDGIFDDKVFVVSFLSNVVVAALIVFLGDQLGVGAQLSTGVIVVLGIRIFSNVAAIRRHIFKA, from the coding sequence ATGATCCCCCTCATCGGACTGCTCGTCGGCCTCGTCGTGGGGTTGGTGCTGCAGCCGACCGTGCCGATCGGGCTGCAGCCCTACCTACCCATCGCCATCGTCGCTGCGCTCGACGCCGTCTTCGGCGGGCTGCGCGCGAGTCTGGACGGGATCTTCGACGACAAGGTCTTCGTCGTCTCGTTCCTGTCCAATGTCGTCGTGGCCGCGCTCATCGTCTTCCTCGGCGACCAGTTGGGGGTCGGGGCGCAACTGTCCACCGGGGTCATCGTGGTTCTGGGCATCCGGATCTTCTCCAACGTGGCCGCGATCCGGCGCCACATCTTCAAAGCATGA
- a CDS encoding CDP-alcohol phosphatidyltransferase family protein, with translation MTEGKDMTGSRAAHQEPSAHAVPDRVFTVPNMLTMLRLAGVPVFLWLLTRGESGWAVLLLVVSGLTDYADGAIARRWHQVSRLGQVLDPVADRLYILATILGLWWFGTLPGWFVLALLARDAFGSLVVWAVRRRNYRGLPVHLAGKAGTFCLLIAFPTLLLSDWLAGGSGEAAALAAGWALAWWGLFLYWVSGLLYGVQALQLRRREQG, from the coding sequence ATGACCGAGGGCAAGGACATGACGGGATCGCGCGCTGCACATCAGGAGCCGTCCGCTCACGCTGTTCCCGACCGGGTGTTCACCGTCCCGAATATGCTCACCATGCTGCGCCTGGCCGGGGTCCCGGTGTTCCTATGGCTGCTGACACGCGGGGAGAGCGGCTGGGCGGTCCTGTTACTCGTCGTCTCCGGCCTGACCGACTATGCCGACGGTGCGATCGCTCGACGATGGCATCAGGTGAGCCGACTCGGACAGGTGCTGGATCCGGTCGCCGACCGGCTCTACATCCTGGCTACGATCCTGGGACTGTGGTGGTTCGGTACGCTCCCCGGTTGGTTCGTGCTCGCGCTGCTGGCCCGAGACGCGTTCGGATCGTTGGTTGTGTGGGCCGTGCGACGCCGCAACTATCGGGGGCTGCCGGTGCACCTGGCAGGCAAGGCCGGAACCTTCTGCCTGCTCATCGCGTTCCCGACACTGCTGCTATCGGATTGGCTGGCGGGGGGATCCGGCGAAGCAGCGGCGCTGGCGGCCGGCTGGGCCCTGGCATGGTGGGGGCTGTTCCTGTACTGGGTCTCCGGTCTGCTCTACGGCGTGCAAGCCCTACAACTGCGAAGGAGGGAGCAAGGATGA
- a CDS encoding sensor histidine kinase — protein MPRGEGWSLRRRILLWSGAILTVGILVAGLVFVAALDRVLYRAALDGAQTIADQVASGITSGELTPGGAAAKDPARAVRIQILDDAGRVVADSTAAGEAAAISKAAPRPGEFVSRQEVGVAGRPDEPYAVAARGVRDPAGSAYVVVVASPLAVEASTTRAAALLLALGSVVLLLGLLLLIWRIVDRALEPVEQIRSDVAAIQRLGVNERVVVPASGDEIARLAQTMNDLLARLEGKESTMRRFISDASHELRSPLTSIRAVLETFEHTGESQNERDRVLLDEVVRMQRLVDNLLTLAKADDNGLVMARQDVDLDDLLDQEARRIRASSKVPVLTEIEPARVVGDQGRLAQLLRNLTDNALRHTTDGIYLGVGIRGAQAILTVDNDGPPIAEADREAVFERFTRLQASRERDSGGSGLGLAIVRTIARAHGGEAVATHDPHGRCRFEVRFPAP, from the coding sequence GTGCCACGAGGCGAGGGTTGGAGCCTGCGGCGTCGCATCCTGCTGTGGTCGGGGGCGATCCTCACCGTGGGGATCCTGGTCGCAGGGCTCGTTTTCGTCGCGGCTCTGGATCGGGTGCTCTACCGAGCTGCTCTCGATGGGGCCCAGACAATCGCCGACCAGGTGGCCTCCGGCATCACCAGCGGCGAACTCACCCCCGGTGGCGCCGCAGCCAAGGACCCCGCCCGGGCAGTGCGCATCCAGATCCTCGACGACGCGGGTCGCGTGGTCGCGGACTCCACCGCGGCGGGCGAGGCCGCCGCCATCAGCAAGGCGGCACCCCGACCTGGCGAATTCGTGAGCCGGCAAGAGGTGGGGGTTGCCGGTCGCCCGGATGAACCGTACGCGGTGGCCGCCCGCGGGGTTCGCGACCCGGCCGGCAGCGCGTACGTGGTGGTGGTGGCCTCACCCCTTGCCGTGGAAGCGTCCACCACCCGCGCGGCTGCCTTACTTCTCGCGCTCGGTTCGGTTGTTCTGCTCCTCGGTCTGCTGCTGCTCATCTGGCGGATCGTTGATCGGGCGCTGGAACCGGTGGAGCAGATCCGCAGTGATGTCGCGGCCATCCAGCGTCTCGGGGTCAACGAACGTGTCGTGGTGCCCGCCTCGGGTGATGAGATCGCTCGCCTCGCCCAGACGATGAACGACCTTCTTGCTCGACTCGAGGGGAAGGAGAGCACGATGAGGCGTTTCATCTCCGACGCCTCCCACGAGTTGCGCAGCCCGCTGACCTCTATCCGGGCCGTGTTGGAGACCTTTGAACACACGGGCGAGTCCCAGAACGAGCGGGACCGGGTGCTCCTGGACGAGGTCGTCCGCATGCAACGGCTCGTGGACAACCTGCTGACCCTGGCAAAAGCGGACGACAACGGTCTTGTCATGGCCCGGCAGGACGTGGACCTGGATGACCTGCTCGATCAAGAAGCCCGCCGTATTCGTGCGTCGAGCAAGGTTCCGGTCCTTACGGAAATCGAGCCGGCCCGGGTGGTGGGAGACCAGGGGCGCCTGGCCCAGTTGCTGCGCAACCTCACCGACAATGCCTTGCGACACACCACCGATGGCATCTACCTGGGCGTCGGGATCCGTGGCGCGCAGGCGATTCTCACCGTCGACAACGACGGGCCGCCCATCGCCGAGGCGGACCGAGAGGCCGTGTTCGAGCGGTTCACCAGGTTGCAGGCTTCTCGAGAACGGGACAGCGGCGGCAGCGGGCTGGGCTTGGCGATCGTGCGCACCATCGCCCGCGCCCACGGCGGGGAGGCCGTGGCCACGCACGACCCGCACGGGCGGTGTCGGTTCGAGGTTCGGTTCCCAGCGCCCTGA